The genomic stretch CCAAATTCAGCCCCATCAGGACTTAACTCATATTTTGAGGACAAAGCAGGTTTCTCAACCACCTCACCGGTTTCCTCATCCATAACCTCAACAGTATACTTTGTCTCCTTGACGGAAATCACCATAGGAGCAGCAACAGCTCCGGCAGGAATGAACAAAGAAAACTTCTCGCCGATTCTTATCTCGCTATCTTCATCAGGCATTGCCACAACAGCCGCTATCTCATCTGTCAACGGCGTAATCTCCGCTGTCTCCACCTTGATAACCGGCTTCAGTTTATACGAATACGCAAAAGAATTTTTCCCCTTCCGATTGCCTTTCCCGCTTCCTTTAGACCCGTTTTTCCCCCGCTTAACCACAAGCTGCTTTTGCAGGTTCAACTTTAACGTCAGATCGGACAGAAACCCGCCCTCTTTGCCAAAAGCTTTCTTCCCCTTCAGCTTCAGTCCGGAACGTTGTCCGCTCGGCACGATTAAAGGAAACGATTCATTATTCACTGTAATGGTGTTGTTTTCACCAAGAACAAGCCGAAGTTCCTTAGTTCTTTCAGGCAGCAAAACCTGATTGGCAAAATCTATGTTCCCATCAGCCAGATCAAGCAGGTTCAGCTGCGTCGGTCCGCTGGCAACAACACAGCCTTTTTTCCTGGCACAGGCCTCCACCCTGAGCACATCAAGAGAAATCTCGGATACCGCATTGATATCGAATTTCGGTTGCTTCGCCCATGCATTCCCCAAGGGAACGGCAAGTGACAACAGCAACAGCCAATACATCATGCTTTTCAGCCGTAACATAGTACACCTCACTTGTTGGAGTTTATGCAGACGGCATTACGCCGTACTGCTTGTTGCTCTTCTGTACGTTCTGAAGCGTGTAGAACTCGTGGAAATATTATCGACCCGTACCGCAAGGACGGAGAAAGTTTCTTCCGGGAATTGAGCAGCACAAGGAAAACGATCAGGAATTACCGAAAAAACGGCAAGCAGAGCAGTAGCGTCAGGATTGGAGTGAGCGGAAGGAGTGTCCGGGTGAGATTGGACATTGTCGGCAGGAGAGATATACGTGCCCACCTGAAGACAGCAGGCCATTTGCCCGGTCAGAGCAATCCTGTCGTTATTGTTTGAAGAGTTTGTGAAAAGATAGAGAAACAGCAGGATGACAACAAGCAGATCGGAAAGACCGGAGCAAACATGCTTGTCAATGCGGTTGGAGGTTGTATCCTGGCAGGATACATTTTCCGAGGATTTCACAACACACTCCCTAGTTAGAAGCAAAAGCAGGTAACCCGGCTGTCTCCTTCATGGAGATCCGTGGCTTTCCGACACCGCCTCGCGACGGCTGTGGCTTTATCAACTTTCCGTTTCTAACCGGAAAGCAAGGCACCCGCTCAGTTAAATAAGCATTGCCATTTGTTATGATACTGCGGAACGATTCGTGCTCGTTCAATTTTGCGACCCGAGAAAAGGCAACAAAGAATTGAAGCATCGTTTTCATCGTATCGGCGGGGATAGAGTATCGCCTGCATTCGACTGAACGGTTGTATTACTACTTCAATTAAAGAAAAACATACAGACTTCTAATCGTCCTGTCAATTAAAAAGTATTTATATCAGCATGATAAGCGGTAACGGTTATCAGTCCCATACAAGGGTAAGATAGCTGTAGAGTTTACCTGGATAATCTCAGTAGGCTAAGAGGCTTTTCTTGAACGCAGGAATCCGCCGCTGTCAGAGTCCATTGATCGTTCCGTTCTTGGTGAAAGAGATTATGCTGTATCTCTCTATGGAGATCCTGCAAAAACAAGATAATGTTCAGTGTATTTTGCATGATAATGCTCCGAAGTATATGTGTTAACAGCGACGGAGAAAAAGTGGAGCAAGGGAAGCACTTCTGGCAATGCGTCCCTATGCTTCGCGGTCATTTCATCTCGGCACCTGCTCCTTCCTGCCAGAATTGATTTTCGACCGGCATCCCCAGATCAGCCTCGATCAGCAGTTGCCGTAGCGCAAAGAGATGCTCAAGTAGTTTCGGTTCAATCTCTGCATAACTTGCGGCATCAGGGACGCGGTTCACCACCACGCCCAGCAGCTCCGTAATTGCATTGCCCACCGAGTTCTGGCTGATGGTGACGATCAGTTTGCCCTCATCATTACGATAGATAAGCTGCTTGAAGGCAGGCTGCCAACGAATGCTGTTGGCGTACCTCGGATCGCTGATACAGCGGTCGCGGACCTTCTTGACCGTCTTGAGGAAATCGTTATTATAAAGCAGCACCCGCTCTATCTGGTCCGGGAAATAAGCGTGTTCAGGCATGGGCGCATTGCGAGTCGAAACTTGACCGAAGAAGGTACGGTAAAAGTCGAGAAAGCCTTTCAGCACCATATCGTATTCCTGCCAGAAGCGGATATTCTGTAAGGCTGCTACACCGCCGCGCACCTCCCAACTCGGCAGCCCCTGCGGGTATCCAGTCACTCCAATCTGGGTCAATTCCGTATGTGTTGCCTGCAGGATGTTCAAATCCAGTGACTTGGTAAAGAACTCCCGGTACACATGGGGGATATGTTCTGCAAACAGGCTGTGATGGTCACCATCGGTCAAGTTTGGGTTGTTCGGGTCGGCCAATTTCGCCTGCCGCAGTTCCTCCTTGCTGAAGACGATGAAATGGTTGTGGAGCATGCGGATGCTCGGCACACCGGGTGAGGTCAGCGCCCAAGTTGCATCCAGGCTGGCTTCACCGGCCAGAACTAGCCATTCGTCTGGGTCAGGATACTGCTCCAGCATGTAGGAGATGATGAGATAGTTCATCCTGTTCCAGATCTGCCGTACCTGCTCGGGCACCTGGGTGCGGCGCGCAGGCCGTCCGAGCGGATTAAGGATGCACTTGGAGGTGTTGTATATAATGGAGGTGTCAAATTCCCGGCTATGGCCCAGGGCCTTGCGGTAGAGGAGTAGATTTTCCGGGGTGAGCAGCAGGCCGTTGTTCTGCACCAGGTCGTGCAGGTTTTCTGCGCTGTTGAAGAACTCGTTGGGTTTTATGCCCTCTGGAATCGGTAACGGAATCGGTCGGTAGGGAACAGTTATTTCTCGCGGGGTTGCGTGCATAATGTATGGTCTCCAGCCGGTTGCGGCAAAAATGAATTATTGGGCAGGGAAGGGGCGGGCGCAATAGAGAGTTATTCTCACTCATCCTTCACTGCTGGCAGCGTAGATCGCGATCAAAGTAAAATATCACGTCACTGCTGTTGTCGGAATATGGATACCGGGATCGCTCGATTCTTTCCCGACCTGTCTTACTGATAAGACTCTGTACAAATATTGGAGCCGCGTAACCTATGCTACATAATTTGTCTTGTCAATAGAAAGTGAGTTCATTTTTGAATCTTAATGTACACTTTTGAGAATAATGAATATGATATTACGAGATCGGGTCATGCGCTGCTCTGAGTTTTTAAACAAGCTTTTAAAGTTACTGTCAGAGTCCATTGATCGTTCCGTCCTTGGTGAAAGATATTATTTTGCAACCCGTTACAGATTCTGTCGATGCCGATGCTGATGCAGCTTATACGGCATAACAACGGTTTTTTTATCCACATGGGTGGGCTTGGGGATATAAAACCGCTCCCTGACCTGCTTCTTGGTTAACATATCCCCTAATATTTCTTGATCCCTGATAACGACCTAGCCTGCGGAGTCCTCAATAGCAGCCTGATTTTTTTGCCGAGCCAGATCGGTTTCCAGGCTGAACCACCAGATATTTCTGGATATCAGAAACACATTTGATGTGACCGGGCAACTCGACCGCCAAAATCTCTGCCTTTTTCCCCGCTTCCAGCGATCCCAGCGTCCTTTCTAGGCCCAGGGCCTCAGCCCCGCCCAGGGTTGCCATCCGGAGGATATCCGCCGTATCAACGGTGGGATGCTCTTCAGCTAGCAGGTGCATTTCTCGCCAGATGGAGAGCTCAGGATTACTGGTCAGGCTGTCCGTGCCCAGGGCGGGCAGGATGCCTTTGCGCAGGTATTTTTCCAGCGGGGCTGTGCCCACCCCGAGATAACGGTTGCTGCTTGGACAGAGGCAGATCTTGGCCTTGGTGTCAGCCAGCAGATCCATTTCTTGGTCCGTAACGTGAAGACAGTGCACGCAAAGTGTCCGGCTGTCAAGAAGGCCGTGTTGATGGAGATAGGACACTGAACCTTTGCTGTCCGATCCTGTGGGCTGAAAGCTGCTTTCCCAGAACCCTCGTTGCTCAAGAAACTCTCGCATCTCTCCTGTGCCTTGGCTGATCATGTCATGCTCGGCTGTTGACTCAGCGGTATGGATGGAAAAGATCTGACCCAAGCGGGTTGCCCTGTTTTTCAAAGCGCGGAGCAGGTCAAGGTGGGTGGAGTAGGGGGCATGGGCAGTACAGCATATATTGGGGTGATCCACTTCCTCCTTCAGGCTGTCCAGGGCTGCGGCAAGCTCAGATGTCCGCAGGCCGAGGTATTCTTTTAAACAGAGCAGGCGGCCCTGAAATTCCGGTACCAGTTCTTGGATGAAACCGGTATTGGAGATATCAGCAATGGCAACAACGCCCTGGTCCTGTTGCTGGCTAAGCACAGTACGGGCTGCGTCCACTATGGTCTTTTTATCTGCATCAGCCTTGGCCCGCTCGGCAAGCATGTGGCCGATCCAACCGGTAAAGCTGGAAGGGGAGGGCTCTTGGGAAAGGTAGGCAAGATGGGAAAGCTCCAGATGGGTATGGGCGTTGATCAGGCCGGGCATGAGCACGGCATCAGGATGATCAATGATTTTCGCCTCTGGATAATGATGGGCAATCTGTTTGAAATCACCGATATCAATAATCAGGCCCGCTCGAACCGCAATGCCGCCATTTGCAAGCGGGGGACGGCGTATCGGAAGCAGCCAGGGGGCACGATGGATTGTTAGCCTGTCTGTCATTGTTTCTGCTGTCACTGCTCCTGCCCGACCAGGGTGTAATCCATCAGCCGTTGTTGCGGCGCGAAACCGGCATCTCTGACTAAGTTTCGGATTTCCTGCTCAGACAGACGGAAATGCACCCCTGCTGCTGCGACCACGTTTTCCTCAATCATGGTGGAACCGAAATCATTGGCTCCGAAAAAGAGGGAGAGCTGGGCGATCTTCGGGCCTTGAGTCACCCAGGAGGCCTGGACGTTGGCGAAGTTATCGAGAAAGATCCGGCTCAGGGCCAGCATGCGCAGGTAGGTAAAAGCGGATGTTTTTTCTATGCGTTGCTCGCCTCGTACATCCTCAGCTAGGGCGGTGTTGTCGGGCTGGAAAGGCCAGGGGATAAAGGCGGTAAAGCCGCCGGTGCGGTCCTGGAGGTCGCGCAGGCGTTGGAGATGCTCCAACCGTTCTTCCATGGTTTCTATATGACCGAACATCATGGTGGCTGTGGTGCGCATCCCCAGATTATGGGCTGTTTCCATGACTGCGAGCCATTCGTCTGCCGAGCATTTACGCGGGGCCAGCTGCTGCCGCACCCGGTCGGTGAGGATCTCAGCCCCGCCGCCGGGGATGGAATCGAGACCTGCGGCCATGAGCCGTTGCAGGACCTCTTTGACCGAGAGCTTGGACAGCTCGGCAAAATGGCAGATTTCCGGCGGGGAAAAACCGTGGATATGAATGCTGGTGGCCTTCATAAAGCGGAGCATGTCCTCGTAATATTCTAAAGGCAGATCAGGGTGGAGACCACCTTGGAGGAGGATCTGGGTGCCGCCGAGGTCTTGGGTCTCCTGAATTTTTTGGAGCAGCTCGTCCTTGCTCAGGACACTGCCCGCCGGGTCTTCTGGGGCCTTGAAAAAGGCGCAGAATTTACAGGCCGAGATGCAGATATCCGTATAATTAATGTTCCGGTCAATAACATAGGTGACCTGCGGCTCCGGGTGCAGCCGTTTACGGACGGCATCAGCCATAAAGCCGAGTTGGTGGAGGTCGGCCTTGTCGGCGAGGAGGAGGAATTCTTCGCCGGTGATGCGCTCTCCGGCAATGACTTTATCTATTATTTGCTGCATGATGATTTGATGTAATTATTAGCAATATTTTTGAATATTTCTTGAGCATGGAAAGCGAAAACCTGCCGAATAGATAGCAGGATCTGGTGGTTCTGTCAAACCCTGGAAGCTCAGAGGAAATTTTATACTGATTGTCTGCAAAGGAGAGGTATGTCATAAATTAAAATCACAAACAAAAACGTCATATTTGCCTTTTTTCTTGTGTGGCATTGCGACATTGATGCTGTGTTTTATGACAAAACGGTTGATTTTTATGAGTTCCCTTTGTAACTTTATCTCCTCTCATTGATACCCAAATATTTTTTCTGAAGCTCTCTTGCTCCCCCCTCATTTGCCATAATCAGAAGGTTTCAGAGTTTTTCCTCTTTATAGGCGGTAAATTATGGTCGCAAAATATGGTTGCTAATAGCTCAAAAATTCTCATCCTTGGTTCCAACGTCAAAATAACCAACCT from Candidatus Electrothrix communis encodes the following:
- a CDS encoding amidohydrolase family protein, whose protein sequence is MTDRLTIHRAPWLLPIRRPPLANGGIAVRAGLIIDIGDFKQIAHHYPEAKIIDHPDAVLMPGLINAHTHLELSHLAYLSQEPSPSSFTGWIGHMLAERAKADADKKTIVDAARTVLSQQQDQGVVAIADISNTGFIQELVPEFQGRLLCLKEYLGLRTSELAAALDSLKEEVDHPNICCTAHAPYSTHLDLLRALKNRATRLGQIFSIHTAESTAEHDMISQGTGEMREFLEQRGFWESSFQPTGSDSKGSVSYLHQHGLLDSRTLCVHCLHVTDQEMDLLADTKAKICLCPSSNRYLGVGTAPLEKYLRKGILPALGTDSLTSNPELSIWREMHLLAEEHPTVDTADILRMATLGGAEALGLERTLGSLEAGKKAEILAVELPGHIKCVSDIQKYLVVQPGNRSGSAKKSGCY
- the mqnC gene encoding cyclic dehypoxanthinyl futalosine synthase, producing MQQIIDKVIAGERITGEEFLLLADKADLHQLGFMADAVRKRLHPEPQVTYVIDRNINYTDICISACKFCAFFKAPEDPAGSVLSKDELLQKIQETQDLGGTQILLQGGLHPDLPLEYYEDMLRFMKATSIHIHGFSPPEICHFAELSKLSVKEVLQRLMAAGLDSIPGGGAEILTDRVRQQLAPRKCSADEWLAVMETAHNLGMRTTATMMFGHIETMEERLEHLQRLRDLQDRTGGFTAFIPWPFQPDNTALAEDVRGEQRIEKTSAFTYLRMLALSRIFLDNFANVQASWVTQGPKIAQLSLFFGANDFGSTMIEENVVAAAGVHFRLSEQEIRNLVRDAGFAPQQRLMDYTLVGQEQ